AGCCGCCCTGGGGGTCAAGCCCGAAGCCATTCGGGTGCTCATTCGGGAGAACAAACCCGAGCACTGGGCGAGAGGCGGCGTACTCATCTCCGACGAGCCCAAG
The genomic region above belongs to Bacillota bacterium and contains:
- a CDS encoding 2-hydroxymuconate tautomerase translates to MPIIQADILEGRTIEQKRDLAKKLTEAVIAALGVKPEAIRVLIRENKPEHWARGGVLISDEPK